In Nocardia sputorum, a single genomic region encodes these proteins:
- a CDS encoding SH3-like domain-containing protein: MSRKYRIGDRVRVRDATSMFHTRTQAYTRGHTGVVVEHRPEWIIPEDEAWGREDGRVEPFYVVRFRQRDLWPTYTGFDVDTLETEVSERWLEPAEEDAQ; this comes from the coding sequence ATGAGCAGGAAGTACCGAATCGGCGATCGTGTGCGGGTCCGCGACGCCACGTCGATGTTCCACACCCGCACCCAGGCCTACACCCGGGGGCACACCGGGGTCGTCGTCGAGCACCGCCCGGAGTGGATCATCCCGGAGGACGAGGCGTGGGGACGCGAGGACGGTCGCGTCGAACCGTTCTACGTCGTGCGATTCCGTCAGAGAGATTTGTGGCCCACATACACCGGCTTCGACGTCGACACCCTGGAGACGGAGGTCTCCGAGCGCTGGCTCGAGCCCGCGGAGGAGGATGCCCAGTGA
- a CDS encoding SH3-like domain-containing protein: protein MTSGPYEVLLSALDPAARRESALPELDRAPDPWESSMQATCECLSWRGALDNLERRHAEDALGETIYQDFPVRSRSVVVTAHTLMERGVITPEELRARMDAVRERLHRQ from the coding sequence GTGACGAGCGGTCCGTACGAAGTCCTGCTGAGCGCCTTGGATCCCGCGGCGCGCCGGGAGAGTGCGCTGCCCGAACTCGATCGCGCACCCGACCCGTGGGAGTCGAGCATGCAGGCCACCTGCGAATGCCTCTCTTGGCGCGGCGCCCTGGACAACCTGGAACGCCGTCATGCCGAGGACGCCCTGGGCGAGACGATCTATCAGGATTTCCCGGTACGCAGTCGCTCGGTGGTCGTCACCGCGCACACGCTGATGGAGCGCGGCGTGATCACGCCGGAGGAGCTCCGCGCCCGCATGGACGCCGTGCGGGAGCGCTTGCACCGGCAATAG
- the scnC gene encoding thiocyanate hydrolase subunit gamma, with the protein MSRTHDHDAHAPIRTSEEISEFEVLETAVRELAIEKGLFSQEDHRRFSEWAESVGPHGGSKLVAKAWTDPEFKARLLADGTETCKEVGIDWRDPTGSGTPSDYTYFYVLENTPQVHNVIVCTLCSCYPRPVLGMSPDWYRTPNYRRRMVRRPREVLAEFGLHFPPDVEIRVHDSNQKSRFMVLPMRPEGTEGWTEEQLAAIVTRDTMIGVALPQVDWTAQQPPNRVESATRKEGRR; encoded by the coding sequence GTGAGCCGGACCCACGATCACGACGCGCACGCGCCGATCCGGACGAGCGAGGAGATCAGCGAGTTCGAAGTGCTCGAGACGGCGGTCCGGGAACTCGCCATCGAGAAGGGCCTGTTCTCCCAGGAGGACCACCGCCGGTTCAGCGAGTGGGCCGAATCGGTCGGGCCGCACGGCGGGTCGAAACTCGTGGCCAAGGCGTGGACCGATCCCGAGTTCAAGGCGCGCCTGCTCGCCGACGGGACCGAGACGTGCAAGGAGGTCGGCATCGACTGGCGCGATCCGACCGGGTCCGGGACACCGAGCGACTACACCTACTTCTACGTACTGGAGAACACGCCGCAGGTGCACAACGTCATCGTGTGCACGCTGTGCTCGTGCTATCCGCGGCCGGTGCTGGGGATGTCCCCGGATTGGTATCGCACGCCCAACTACCGTCGCCGCATGGTGCGCCGGCCCCGCGAGGTGCTCGCCGAATTCGGCTTGCATTTCCCGCCCGACGTGGAGATCCGGGTGCACGATTCGAACCAGAAGTCGCGGTTCATGGTGCTGCCGATGCGCCCCGAGGGCACCGAGGGCTGGACCGAGGAGCAGCTGGCCGCCATCGTCACCCGGGACACCATGATCGGTGTGGCGCTGCCCCAGGTCGATTGGACCGCGCAGCAGCCACCGAACCGAGTCGAGTCCGCCACGAGGAAGGAGGGACGCCGGTGA
- a CDS encoding sensor histidine kinase, with protein MSRSLARQSVVVAVVAAVIDAVVLGLCGVFAVAPWQTVAAVTAIVAADLALAAPPRTAGVVAVAQVLVRLLAALLLYRHGFPVRFADVGFLVAGYRAGAWLAGPSSVLTMLSLCAGVAGAHLVTDTAAAQDWRLLLAATVSAGCVPWLVGRYTAARGAYIADLEQRARLRQQEHRTALERAVTEERAAIARDLHDVISHHVSAIGIHAGAARLALGGTANAAAARSLSAVESSSRAAMVDLRRQLDLLHGREDEGQRQPGLADIDGLIEHVRAAGLQVETTVRGDAVTLPDSLNLTLYRIVQEMLTNALRHGDGTHVRLDVEYLPKRVVLSATNPLPREPVSADPSIQRGLNGIRRRAELFDGAVDYGRDATHWHTTVSVPIGGS; from the coding sequence GTGAGCAGATCGCTGGCCCGCCAGTCGGTGGTGGTCGCCGTGGTGGCCGCCGTCATCGACGCGGTGGTGCTGGGTCTGTGCGGCGTCTTCGCGGTGGCGCCGTGGCAGACGGTCGCCGCTGTCACGGCCATCGTCGCCGCCGATCTCGCCTTGGCCGCCCCGCCCCGGACCGCAGGCGTGGTCGCGGTGGCGCAAGTGCTCGTGCGACTGCTGGCCGCGCTGCTGCTGTATCGGCACGGATTCCCGGTGCGGTTCGCCGACGTGGGGTTCCTGGTGGCCGGATACCGCGCGGGGGCGTGGCTCGCCGGACCGAGTTCGGTGCTGACCATGTTGTCGCTGTGCGCCGGAGTCGCCGGGGCGCACCTGGTCACCGACACCGCCGCGGCGCAGGACTGGCGGCTGCTGCTGGCCGCGACCGTCTCCGCGGGCTGCGTCCCGTGGCTCGTCGGCCGCTACACCGCGGCGCGGGGCGCCTACATCGCCGATCTGGAGCAGCGTGCCCGCCTGCGGCAGCAGGAGCACCGGACGGCGTTGGAGCGCGCGGTCACCGAGGAACGGGCGGCCATCGCCCGCGACCTGCACGACGTGATCTCCCACCACGTCAGTGCGATCGGCATCCACGCGGGCGCGGCGCGGCTGGCCCTGGGCGGCACGGCGAACGCGGCCGCCGCCCGATCGTTGTCGGCGGTGGAATCCAGCAGCCGGGCCGCGATGGTGGATCTGCGCCGCCAGCTCGACCTGCTGCACGGACGGGAGGACGAGGGGCAGCGCCAGCCGGGACTAGCCGACATCGACGGGCTGATCGAACATGTCCGCGCGGCCGGGCTGCAGGTCGAGACGACCGTGCGCGGTGACGCCGTCACACTGCCGGACTCGCTGAATCTCACCCTGTACCGCATCGTGCAGGAGATGCTGACCAACGCGCTCCGGCACGGCGACGGCACGCACGTCCGCCTGGACGTGGAGTACCTGCCGAAGCGAGTGGTGCTGAGCGCGACCAATCCCCTCCCCCGTGAGCCGGTCTCCGCCGACCCCTCGATCCAGCGCGGCCTGAACGGAATCCGCCGCCGCGCCGAGCTGTTCGACGGCGCGGTGGACTACGGCCGTGACGCCACGCACTGGCACACCACGGTGTCCGTGCCGATCGGAGGATCGTGA
- a CDS encoding nuclear transport factor 2 family protein: MPLDPSAAALLTAVEASPRAVAAHDKSAWVGLFAAGAEVNDPVGSRPHVGRAAIERFYDTFIGPNTIAFRVDRDLVHPPTVLRDLTVVTTMSTGATVLVPMHLRYRLVEQDGVWKIASLAAHWELANMIWQLLRTGLPGIAAALKLGPQLIVNQGVGGALGMMRALGGVGRRGKRATTRLFAAAASTDLSRARELLGSRAEIELPAGTPVSVEEFTNRVRNMRWSKVIAAGHTVTASVRLGAVFGVAVVEFASSGEGIARVTFYLDGD; the protein is encoded by the coding sequence ATGCCGCTGGATCCCTCGGCCGCAGCGCTGCTGACGGCCGTCGAGGCGTCACCGCGCGCGGTCGCGGCACACGACAAGTCCGCGTGGGTGGGTCTGTTCGCCGCCGGGGCGGAGGTCAACGACCCGGTGGGGTCCCGCCCGCACGTGGGCCGCGCCGCCATCGAACGGTTCTACGACACCTTCATCGGGCCGAACACCATCGCGTTCCGGGTAGACCGCGACCTGGTCCATCCGCCGACGGTGCTGCGCGATCTGACTGTCGTCACCACGATGTCGACCGGCGCCACCGTCCTCGTCCCGATGCACCTGCGCTACCGGCTGGTCGAGCAGGACGGCGTCTGGAAGATCGCCTCTCTCGCCGCGCACTGGGAACTGGCGAACATGATCTGGCAACTGCTGCGCACCGGGCTGCCCGGGATCGCCGCGGCGCTGAAGCTCGGGCCGCAGCTGATCGTCAACCAGGGCGTCGGTGGCGCGCTGGGCATGATGCGGGCGCTCGGTGGCGTGGGCCGCCGCGGAAAACGAGCTACCACAAGGCTTTTCGCCGCCGCGGCGAGCACCGATCTGAGCCGGGCGCGCGAGCTGCTCGGGTCTCGGGCGGAGATCGAATTGCCCGCGGGCACGCCGGTGTCGGTGGAGGAATTCACCAATCGGGTGCGGAACATGCGCTGGAGCAAGGTGATCGCCGCCGGCCACACCGTCACGGCGAGCGTCCGGCTCGGCGCGGTATTCGGAGTCGCCGTCGTGGAGTTCGCGAGCAGCGGGGAAGGCATCGCGCGCGTGACGTTCTATCTCGACGGCGACTGA
- a CDS encoding 3-oxo-5-alpha-steroid 4-dehydrogenase, translating into MDWYTGNTVYDTVLTIGFAFAAFVVVGGLFAQSPYGRFASGKVGFNLNPRLGWWLMEIPATVVFALCYLAGPNRLEPTALALAAIWVLHYGNRGWFFPLAIRQVPGKRGSFNVSVLAAGMFVTALHGYLNGSLFSHDYLDQYGPEWLTDPRFLLGLVVYLSGFALLVRSESIVRNLRDKADPGAAEYRIPYGAGFRFVSSPAYLGELIAWAGFALATWSLAGVVIFLITAGNLVPRALATHKWYREKFADYPVDRKALIPFVV; encoded by the coding sequence ATGGACTGGTATACCGGCAACACCGTGTACGACACAGTACTGACGATCGGCTTCGCGTTCGCGGCGTTCGTCGTGGTCGGCGGCTTGTTCGCGCAGAGTCCCTACGGCCGCTTCGCCTCCGGCAAGGTCGGTTTCAATCTCAATCCCCGTCTGGGGTGGTGGTTGATGGAGATCCCGGCGACGGTGGTGTTCGCCCTCTGCTATCTCGCGGGCCCGAACCGCTTGGAACCCACGGCGCTCGCCCTCGCGGCCATCTGGGTGCTGCACTACGGCAACCGTGGCTGGTTCTTCCCGCTGGCCATCCGGCAGGTGCCCGGCAAGCGGGGCAGCTTCAATGTCTCGGTGCTCGCCGCCGGTATGTTCGTCACGGCGCTGCACGGCTATCTCAACGGCTCCCTGTTCAGTCACGACTACCTCGATCAGTACGGGCCGGAATGGCTGACCGATCCGCGGTTCCTGCTCGGGCTCGTGGTCTATCTGAGTGGCTTCGCTCTGCTGGTGCGCTCCGAATCCATCGTGCGCAACCTGCGGGACAAGGCGGATCCGGGTGCGGCCGAGTATCGGATCCCCTACGGCGCGGGATTCCGGTTCGTCAGCAGCCCGGCCTATCTGGGCGAGCTGATCGCGTGGGCGGGCTTCGCGCTGGCGACCTGGTCGTTGGCCGGCGTGGTCATCTTCCTGATCACGGCGGGCAATCTTGTGCCGCGTGCCCTCGCCACGCACAAGTGGTACCGGGAGAAGTTCGCCGACTATCCCGTGGACCGGAAGGCGTTGATTCCGTTCGTGGTCTGA
- a CDS encoding response regulator, with product MNPPIRVLIADDHSVFRSGLRAVVDSQPDLDCVAEVSDGRAAITETARLRPDVAILDVRMPKLDGLAATAAIVGAGGTHVLVLTTYDSDANLYRALQAGASGFLLKSLPPEELVTAIRIAARGDALIDPSMTRRLVSRFASTLAPPRIPPEVQQLTARELEVLLLLADARSNAEIAAQLGVGEETVKTHVSRILAKLGVRDRIHAVVYAHQHGLASPESARPD from the coding sequence GTGAACCCGCCCATCCGCGTCCTGATCGCCGACGACCACAGCGTGTTCCGCTCCGGCCTGCGCGCCGTCGTGGACAGCCAGCCGGACCTCGATTGCGTCGCCGAGGTGAGCGACGGCCGCGCAGCGATCACGGAGACCGCCCGGCTGCGACCGGATGTCGCGATCCTCGACGTCCGCATGCCGAAACTCGACGGCTTGGCCGCCACCGCCGCGATCGTCGGCGCGGGCGGCACGCATGTCCTGGTGCTCACCACCTACGACAGCGACGCCAACCTGTATCGCGCCTTGCAGGCGGGCGCGAGCGGGTTCCTGCTGAAGAGCCTGCCGCCCGAAGAACTCGTCACGGCGATCCGGATCGCGGCACGCGGCGACGCGCTGATCGACCCGTCGATGACCCGCCGCCTGGTCTCCCGCTTCGCGAGCACGCTCGCGCCGCCGCGCATCCCGCCGGAAGTCCAGCAGCTCACCGCGCGCGAACTGGAGGTGCTGCTCCTGCTGGCCGACGCGCGCAGCAACGCCGAGATCGCCGCACAGCTGGGTGTCGGCGAGGAGACGGTGAAGACGCACGTCTCCCGCATCCTCGCCAAACTCGGCGTGCGCGATCGCATCCACGCCGTCGTCTACGCCCATCAGCACGGTCTGGCGTCGCCCGAATCGGCACGCCCCGACTGA
- a CDS encoding lipocalin family protein: protein MHRRNLLRTSTRLLAGLVSALSATALAAGGASAAPNPLGGPAPVPRLELERYTGTWRQLAAVPQYFNLACARDTQANYALDAAGDIAVRNTCTTWTGTQNEINGTATVNDRETGAQLHVSFPGVPTQDRLDGPTNYIVTALGPDYSWAVVTDPSRISGFVLARAASLDANAWQQVRAAIVAAGQNPCLYLTSPTTGGESRIVPLCAG from the coding sequence GTGCACCGTCGCAACTTGCTGCGTACGTCGACCCGCCTGCTCGCCGGGCTGGTGTCGGCGCTGTCCGCGACCGCTCTGGCGGCGGGTGGCGCCTCCGCGGCTCCGAACCCGCTCGGCGGCCCCGCGCCGGTGCCGCGGCTGGAACTGGAGCGGTACACGGGGACGTGGCGTCAGCTCGCGGCCGTCCCGCAGTACTTCAACCTCGCCTGCGCGCGTGATACCCAGGCGAATTACGCACTCGACGCGGCGGGCGACATCGCGGTGCGCAACACCTGCACCACGTGGACCGGCACGCAGAACGAGATCAACGGCACCGCGACGGTCAACGACCGGGAGACCGGCGCCCAGCTGCACGTCAGCTTCCCCGGCGTGCCGACCCAGGATCGCCTGGACGGGCCGACCAACTACATCGTCACGGCGCTCGGCCCGGACTATTCGTGGGCGGTGGTCACCGACCCGAGCCGGATATCCGGATTCGTCCTGGCGCGCGCCGCGTCATTGGACGCGAATGCCTGGCAGCAGGTGCGCGCCGCGATCGTCGCGGCGGGCCAGAACCCGTGCCTGTACCTGACCTCGCCGACGACGGGCGGTGAGTCGCGCATCGTCCCGCTGTGCGCGGGGTGA
- a CDS encoding TIGR01777 family oxidoreductase — MGIEYASVIDLPRSEVFAWHGRPGALARLAPPWQPVSPRAESDSLCDGQAVLGLPGGLRWVARHDPGEYDPPRRFVDAVTVDGIGSLPAGLLPWRHTHDFEVVDETRTRVVDRVDAPVPATVLRPMFAYRHRQLADDLAAHARAAGAGFVSRTVAVTGASGLVGSALTAFLSTGGHRVVRLVRHAPRAADERLWDTADPAPDLLDGVDAVVHLAGASIAGRFTEGHKRAIAGSRIGPTRKLAEVAARAAVPVFVCASAIGYYGADRGDEALTERSMRGAGFLADVVEEWEDATAPAAEAGVRVVRVRTGIVQSPRGGTLRLLRPLFTAGLGGRIGNGRQWLSWIGIDDLIDIYHRALWDAGLSGAVNAVAPQPVRNAEYTKILASVLHRPTLFPVPAFGPALLLGREGNREVASANQRVVPARLAEAGHQFRTPALEPALRHLLGRLAD; from the coding sequence ATGGGTATCGAGTACGCGAGCGTCATCGATCTACCCCGGTCCGAGGTGTTCGCCTGGCACGGTCGCCCCGGCGCGCTGGCCCGCCTGGCGCCGCCCTGGCAGCCGGTGTCGCCCCGCGCCGAATCGGACTCGCTCTGCGACGGGCAGGCGGTGCTCGGACTGCCCGGTGGCCTGCGCTGGGTGGCGCGGCACGATCCGGGCGAGTACGACCCGCCGCGCCGGTTCGTGGACGCGGTCACCGTCGACGGAATCGGCTCGCTGCCTGCCGGACTGCTGCCGTGGCGGCACACCCACGACTTCGAGGTCGTCGACGAGACGCGTACGCGGGTGGTGGACCGGGTGGACGCGCCGGTTCCCGCCACGGTGCTGCGCCCCATGTTCGCCTACCGGCACCGGCAGCTCGCCGACGATCTCGCGGCCCATGCGCGGGCGGCCGGAGCGGGCTTCGTGTCCAGGACCGTCGCGGTGACCGGAGCGTCCGGCCTGGTCGGTTCGGCGCTGACCGCGTTCCTGTCCACCGGCGGGCACCGTGTCGTGCGGCTGGTCCGGCACGCGCCGCGCGCCGCCGACGAAAGGCTCTGGGACACCGCCGACCCCGCGCCGGACCTGCTGGACGGTGTGGACGCCGTAGTGCATCTGGCGGGGGCCTCCATCGCAGGCCGGTTCACCGAGGGGCACAAGCGCGCGATCGCGGGCAGCCGGATCGGGCCGACCCGGAAACTCGCCGAGGTGGCGGCGCGCGCGGCGGTGCCGGTCTTCGTGTGCGCCTCCGCGATCGGCTACTACGGCGCCGATCGCGGCGACGAGGCGCTGACCGAGCGGTCGATGCGCGGTGCCGGTTTCCTCGCCGATGTGGTCGAGGAGTGGGAGGACGCGACGGCTCCCGCCGCCGAAGCCGGTGTGCGAGTGGTGCGCGTGCGTACGGGCATCGTGCAGTCCCCGCGCGGCGGCACGCTGCGGTTGTTGCGCCCGCTGTTCACCGCCGGGCTGGGCGGGCGCATCGGCAACGGCAGGCAATGGCTGTCGTGGATCGGGATCGATGACCTGATCGACATCTATCACCGGGCGCTCTGGGATGCGGGCCTGTCCGGCGCGGTCAATGCCGTTGCGCCGCAACCGGTCCGGAACGCGGAATACACCAAGATCCTCGCGAGCGTGCTGCACAGGCCCACCCTGTTCCCGGTGCCCGCATTCGGTCCCGCTCTGCTACTGGGCCGCGAAGGCAATCGGGAGGTGGCGTCCGCGAACCAACGCGTCGTTCCCGCGCGGCTGGCGGAGGCCGGGCATCAGTTCCGCACCCCCGCCCTGGAACCGGCGTTACGGCACCTGCTCGGCAGGCTCGCGGACTGA
- a CDS encoding VOC family protein → MPTHDGSWPQGTPCWVDCQVDDPARAREFYGALFGWEIEDSPPEAGGYLMAMRNGRPAAGIGPKPEGMPMPSVWTTYLAADSADAVAQKVGAAGGSLMMQPFDVLDVGRMVVGADPTGAVFGVWEAKAHAGAGIYNEHGAYCWNELHTSDYKQAQQFYADVFGWHYTEIGDGEHFVYSTFSLAQDGDAVGGVNDSTKMPGDNPSYWLAWFQVDNTDDALAKAGELGATVMSGPDDSPFGRMGIVQGPQGEVFGIIDPTTTVGEPPTGG, encoded by the coding sequence ATGCCCACTCATGACGGAAGCTGGCCGCAGGGAACGCCGTGCTGGGTCGACTGCCAGGTCGACGACCCGGCGCGCGCCCGCGAATTCTACGGCGCTCTCTTCGGCTGGGAGATCGAGGACAGCCCGCCCGAGGCGGGGGGATATCTGATGGCGATGCGCAACGGCCGCCCGGCCGCCGGCATCGGACCCAAGCCGGAAGGCATGCCGATGCCGTCGGTGTGGACCACCTATCTCGCCGCCGACAGCGCCGACGCCGTCGCGCAGAAGGTCGGCGCCGCGGGTGGCTCGCTGATGATGCAACCGTTCGACGTGCTCGACGTCGGCCGCATGGTCGTCGGCGCCGATCCCACCGGAGCGGTATTCGGGGTCTGGGAGGCCAAGGCACACGCCGGCGCTGGCATCTACAACGAGCACGGCGCCTACTGCTGGAACGAGCTGCACACCAGCGACTACAAGCAGGCGCAACAGTTCTACGCCGACGTGTTCGGCTGGCACTACACCGAGATCGGCGACGGCGAGCACTTCGTGTACTCCACGTTCAGCCTGGCGCAGGACGGCGACGCCGTCGGCGGCGTGAACGACTCGACGAAGATGCCGGGTGACAACCCGTCGTATTGGCTGGCCTGGTTCCAGGTCGACAACACCGACGACGCGCTCGCCAAGGCGGGCGAACTCGGCGCGACCGTCATGTCGGGCCCCGACGACAGCCCCTTCGGCCGCATGGGCATCGTCCAGGGCCCGCAGGGCGAGGTCTTCGGCATCATCGATCCGACGACGACCGTCGGGGAACCGCCGACCGGCGGGTGA
- a CDS encoding sterol desaturase family protein, with amino-acid sequence MGRVEFELLTYAIPAFAVLMLVEWIAYRRDPDRSGNGGSARDTASNLTTFTVGRLVKPLMQHLVPFSAVVVAAAITPLHLSPRSWWVWVLGLIVTDLCYYWAHRADHRVRLMWTAHNVHHSSQHFNLSTALRLSWLHPIPNILRGLAWVPAALLGFPTWMIFLLQGIGLLYQFPIHTQRVETLPRPIEFLFNTPSHHRVHHGSNQPYIDKNYGGIFIIWDRLFGSFAAESEPVRYGLTKNIGTDNPLKVNYHELAALIRDVRGASTWRGRLGYIFGPPGWTEHAVPVPEPVETPVSGRAREHAGQLAS; translated from the coding sequence ATGGGTCGTGTGGAGTTCGAGTTGCTGACCTACGCCATTCCGGCGTTCGCGGTGCTCATGCTGGTGGAGTGGATCGCCTACCGGCGCGATCCCGACCGGTCCGGCAACGGCGGATCGGCCCGTGACACCGCTTCCAACCTGACGACGTTCACGGTGGGCAGGCTGGTCAAGCCGCTGATGCAGCATCTGGTGCCGTTCTCGGCCGTGGTCGTGGCCGCGGCGATCACGCCGCTGCACCTGTCGCCGCGATCCTGGTGGGTCTGGGTGCTCGGCTTGATCGTCACGGATCTGTGCTACTACTGGGCGCACCGTGCCGACCACCGGGTCCGGCTGATGTGGACCGCGCACAACGTGCACCACTCCAGCCAGCACTTCAACCTCTCCACCGCGCTGCGCCTCTCCTGGCTGCATCCGATCCCGAATATCCTGCGCGGGCTGGCGTGGGTGCCCGCGGCGCTGCTGGGCTTCCCCACGTGGATGATCTTCTTGTTGCAGGGCATCGGGCTGCTCTACCAGTTCCCGATTCACACCCAGCGCGTCGAGACGCTTCCGCGTCCGATCGAGTTCCTGTTCAACACGCCCTCGCACCACCGTGTCCACCACGGCTCGAACCAGCCCTACATCGACAAGAACTACGGCGGCATTTTCATCATCTGGGATCGCCTGTTCGGCAGCTTCGCCGCCGAATCCGAACCGGTCCGCTACGGCCTCACCAAGAACATCGGCACCGACAACCCGCTGAAGGTCAACTATCACGAATTGGCGGCGCTGATCCGCGACGTGCGCGGCGCGAGCACCTGGCGGGGGCGGCTCGGATACATCTTCGGCCCGCCCGGCTGGACCGAGCATGCCGTGCCGGTGCCCGAGCCGGTCGAAACTCCGGTGTCGGGGCGGGCCCGGGAACACGCCGGACAGCTCGCGTCGTGA
- a CDS encoding MerR family transcriptional regulator — protein sequence MPTGPVPVSDAAGYTVRAVAERLGIPTATLRSWNRRYDIGPPQHRPGRHRLYTEADIAMLERMLALIRAGASPAGAAAAVRGPAPTLGRREALLAAAFALDTTAVSNQIEAHVRAFGVVDTWNLLCRPAFADIVDRQLGGEGCIDVEHLLSWCVVSVLHRTNPPPVPDGMAPVVLACTSGETHSLPLEVLRAALAERGAGARMLGADVPAAALADTLARFDRPAAVLLWSQQESTALTSAVRACLGAGARVLVGGPGWEVVFLPEDVERVESLVDAADRLA from the coding sequence ATGCCCACCGGTCCCGTCCCCGTGTCCGACGCGGCGGGATACACGGTGCGCGCGGTCGCCGAGCGTCTCGGTATCCCGACCGCCACGCTGCGCAGCTGGAACCGCCGCTACGACATCGGCCCGCCGCAGCACCGCCCGGGTCGGCACCGCCTGTACACCGAGGCCGACATCGCCATGCTCGAACGGATGCTGGCGCTGATCCGCGCGGGCGCGAGCCCGGCGGGCGCGGCGGCCGCGGTGCGCGGGCCCGCGCCCACACTCGGCCGCCGGGAGGCGCTGCTGGCCGCGGCCTTCGCGCTGGACACCACCGCGGTGTCGAACCAGATCGAAGCGCACGTCCGCGCGTTCGGCGTGGTGGACACCTGGAATCTGCTGTGCCGCCCCGCGTTCGCCGACATCGTCGATCGGCAGCTCGGCGGCGAGGGATGCATCGATGTGGAGCACTTGCTTTCCTGGTGCGTCGTCTCGGTGCTGCACCGGACGAACCCGCCGCCGGTCCCGGACGGCATGGCGCCGGTGGTGCTCGCCTGCACCAGCGGGGAGACGCACTCGCTGCCGCTGGAGGTGCTGCGCGCGGCACTCGCCGAACGCGGCGCCGGGGCGCGGATGCTGGGCGCCGACGTGCCCGCCGCCGCGCTCGCCGACACCCTCGCCCGGTTCGACCGCCCCGCCGCCGTACTGCTGTGGTCGCAGCAGGAGTCCACGGCGTTGACCTCCGCGGTGCGCGCCTGCCTCGGCGCGGGCGCCCGCGTGCTGGTCGGCGGCCCGGGGTGGGAGGTGGTCTTCCTCCCCGAGGACGTGGAACGGGTCGAGAGCCTGGTCGACGCCGCCGACCGGCTCGCCTGA